Proteins encoded in a region of the Triticum dicoccoides isolate Atlit2015 ecotype Zavitan chromosome 3A, WEW_v2.0, whole genome shotgun sequence genome:
- the LOC119268280 gene encoding single myb histone 2-like produces MGAPKQRWTSEEEAALKAGVAKHGPGKWRTILRDTDFSAVLCLRSNVDLKDKWRNLSVTAGGYGSREKARMALKQGKRVPKVNTEPMDVDADNLDNVHDTVIDAKPLAVVVEPSQRECSSEKSVARLDDLILEAIKKLKESSGSNKTAIASYIEEQYWPPADFQRLLSTKLKALVVTGKLMKSNQKYRIAPSSVSLGGRSTKVHSTEDDKQNICIRQLTKPQVDAELDMMTHMNKEEAAAFAAKAVAEAEVANAEAEEAAKAAEAAEAEAEAAKAFLDAVMLTVQNKNAASAILRAC; encoded by the exons ATGGGTGCGCCGAAGCAGAGGTGGACGTCGGAGGAGGAAGCCGCGCTCAAGGCCGGCGTGGCCAAGCACGGGCCGGGAAAGTGGCGGACCATCCTCCGCGACACGGACTTCAGCGCCGTCCTGTGCCTCCGATCCAATGTTGACCTCAAG GACAAGTGGCGCAACTTGAGTGTTACTGCTGGAGGATATGGCTCAAGAGAAAAGGCAAGAATGGCGTTGAAGCAAGGCAAGCGTGTTCCCAAGGTTAACACTGAACCAATGGACGTTGATGCAGATAATCTGGACAATGTTCATGATACAGTCATTGATGCAAAACCATTGGCAGTGGTTGTTGAACCCAGCCAGCGTGAATGCAGTTCAGAGAAGTCAGTTGCTAG GCTTGATGATCTCATATTGGAAGCTATAAAGAAGCTTAAGGAGTCTTCTGGATCAAATAAAACGGCCATCGCTTCATACATTGAG GAGCAATACTGGCCACCTGCTGATTTTCAACGCTTACTATCAACAAAATTGAAGGCACTGGTTGTTACTGGAAAATTGATGAAG TCCAACCAAAAATACAGAATTGCACCGAGTTCAGTCTCGCTAGGTGGAAGGAGCACCAAGGTGCACTCAACCGAAGACGACAAACAAAATATTTGTATTAGACAACTAACTAAGCCTCAAGTGGATGCTGAACTCGATATGATGACACACATGAATAAGGAAGAGGCAGCAGCATTTGCTGCCAAGGCAGTTGCTGAGGCAGAAGTTGCCAATGCGGAGGCCGAAGAAGCAGCAAAGGCTGCAGAAGCTGCAGAAGCTGAGGCTGAAGCTGCAAAGGCTTTTCTCGATGCCGTCATGTTGACTGTGCAAAACAAAAATGCTGCCTCTGCG ATTCTTCGAGCTTGCTGA